The following proteins come from a genomic window of Venturia canescens isolate UGA chromosome 4, ASM1945775v1, whole genome shotgun sequence:
- the LOC122410086 gene encoding uncharacterized protein isoform X1: MLIYDVLHKEKVYRSVASDLRDLGVKHRLKKNAIKSEKVERNRTSSRKVFKVSLSYQALDVVNLSSGAIVHVPVFVCQATAYLENFLFHEGLFRKAGSHARQKELIGRLDAGGTLGDKNHAIDVANCLKTFFRDLPEPLIPYAYHDLFVRCLVLRTRTVQALLLACILLPPLHLNTLAFFMGFLKKVCLHENLNKMSAENLATVIGPNIMPLQETTMSAVQARLEAHLVIVKLLIENADNIGVLPEHISETISAETIGSVETELDNSDPLTRGRNKKKKHRSGSLTRMFNGLKKMVGKSGSPIEVGQPNNQLVPAELDPLQTPLIKVGKKRKVLEPTVGPVSVKKKRDITNAMSTRTNQNPRILRTSPVCSNPNPARERSPVHKSKVRKYLAQKVHSEVRIFDKVEKPKKMRMSLERLYSRSKQRIADSEMDESCKEPYSPCIERRWSSASGASASKKSRNKKVEIVKKGIESPLMRKSTTLVNVRDDYDRIFMEADVNLSDDCNEQATTSSTNHQGQSIRRTIEDKHIISHRTSNCRRSLDAFLLAATTKERTADNEKTPKHDKKLRSLCRRMSVNEFTKNSTKTLGEMSNVDSCILSKISTDEEYVRIPKSEYEEIKSRVSAIESRISQEFGCIANVSAETETGSSVSKVQNEYEKTLGEASIESTITADNLAKRLSKELKIRRSSEHKIIRSPSARKIGILRRRSQEKAPSRRVSRNASWHITQRTVSQSDGKNVDNRLNNVYQSPRRERGISCDYYQDQSRLQTDSLCSEETNARLNYLQEQLHTLINHTTEHTRGSFSDEDNCTGDDDQNVYQIETNTLNRRVRRASSFHGNEFIDNSRYFNNRVKELKKTNSHQNVCDDSRDDVMPKSHEKPKTISWKDAAGYFKSEVRSNFGTPVQQTGRASIAKLRTQNAGMVLAKAKLFDDNEIRKVCETVVDKKIQVNGEPMKQMGKMLPGSRGLKNHEVENTSPRKVTRRKTSKSPKNNNARMRITSSSNGHYSPVIKMELTILPSERESRQTPEKRATCRTWQNSEPENRSSVHSSNGKYENSIIRRDKAHIENIVTCDNEKFSKPRGFDENSSPATNFQDSNINVYNPEANSACKTPHIKRALGTKTPKSVRSLARRPIVDTRRTPLKAVPTLTTPKRHSPRNVLKSRHLSKPFD; this comes from the exons ATGTTGATTTACGACGTGTTGCACAAGGAAAAAGTATATCGGAGTGTCGCTAGCGATCTCCGTGACTTAGGGGTTAAACATCGTTTGAAAAAGAACGCGATAAAAAGCGAGAAGGTTGAGAGGAATCGGACGAGTTCGCgtaaagtttttaaagtttcaTTATCCTATCAAGCCCTGGACGTGGTGAATTTATCTTCCGGAGCGATTGTTCACGTACCCGTCTTCGTCTGTCAAGCAACCGCTtatctcgaaaatttcttgtttcACGAAGGTCTTTTTCGCAAAGCGGGCTCGCATGCAAGACAGAAAGAACTAATAGGACGTCTCGACGCGGGTGGTACATTGGGTGATAAAAACCATGCTATCGACGTTGCCAATTGCTTAAAGACTTTCTTTCGCGATTTGCCCGAACCTCTCATACCTTATGCTTATCACGATCTCTTCGTACGATGTCTCGTTCTTCGTACTCGCACCGTTCAAGCCCTCTTACTCGCTTGCATTCTTTTGCCGCCATTGCATCTCAATACGCTTGCTTTCTTCATGGGTTTCTTAAAAAAAGTTTGTCTGCATGAAAACCTCAACAAAATGAGTGCAGAAAATTTGGCTACCGTTATCGGCCCTAATATTATGCCACTCCAAGAAACTACTATGTCCGCTGTCCAGGCTAGACTCGAAGCTCACCTAGTCATTGTCAAG cTTCTTATAGAGAACGCGGATAACATTGGTGTTCTACCTGAGCACATATCAGAGACAATCAGCGCTGAAACCATTGGCAGTGTTGAAACAGAACTCGACAATTCTGATCCACTGACTCGTGGACgaaacaagaagaaaaaacatcgcAGTGGTAGCTTGACAA GAATGTTCAATGGTCTCAAAAAAATGGTTGGAAAAAGTGGTTCGCCGATCGAAGTCGGACAGCCAAATAATCAGTTAGTCCCAGCAGAATTGGATCCTTTGCAAACACCATTGATAAAAGTTGGTAAAAAGCGGAAGGTTCTAGAACCCACCGTTGGACCGGTTAgcgttaaaaaaaa ACGAGATATAACGAACGCAATGTCTACCCGCACGAATCAGAATCCTCGAATTCTACGCACTTCTCCGGTCTGTAGCAACCCAAA CCCCGCTAGGGAGAGAAGTCCGGTACACAAGTCCAAGGTCCGAAAATACTTGGCGCAAAAAGTTCATTCTGAAGT ACGAATTTTCGATAAGGTTGAAAAAccaaagaaaatgagaatgagTTTGGAACGTTTGTACTCGAGAAGCAAGCAG AGGATCGCGGATTCCGAAATGGACGAATCCTGCAAAGAGCCTTACAGTCCTTGTATCGAAAGACGTTGGAGTTCAGCGAGCGGTGCATCGGCATCGAAAAAAAGTCGCAACAAAAAAGtggaaatagtaaaaaaaggaatagagtCGCCATTGATGAGAAAGTCAACGACATTGGTAAACGTTCGTGACGATTACGATCGTATTTTTATGGAGGCTGATGTAAATTTGTCAGACGATTGTAACGAACAAGCAACTACTAGCTCAACGAATCATCAAGGACAATCTATAAGAAGAACGATTGAGGACAAACATATAATAAGCCATCGTACGAGTAATTGTCGACGGTCAttggatgcttttttattGGCGGCAACGACGAAAGAACGCACCGCGGATAACGAGAAAACACCGAAACACGATAAGAAATTGCGTTCGTTGTGTCGGCGGATGTCGGTCAAcgaatttacgaaaaattcaacgaaaacaTTGGGAGAAATGAGCAACGTGGATTCTtgcattttatcaaaaatttcaacggACGAGGAATATGTGAGAATACCAAAGAGCGAGTAcgaggaaataaaaagcaGAGTATCGGCAATAGAATCGCGTATATCCCAAGAATTTGGTTGTATTGCGAACGTAAGCGCTGAGACCGAAACTGGAAGTTCGGTGAGTAAAGTGCAAAACGAATACGAGAAAACACTGGGCGAGGCGAGTATCGAGAGTACCATAACGGCCGATAATTTAGCCAAGAGGTTGAGCaaggaattgaaaattcgtcgtTCCAGCGAGCATAAAATAATAAGATCGCCAAGTGCTCGTAAAATAGGTATTTTGCGAAGAAGATCCCAGGAGAAAGCGCCATCCAGAAGAGTTAGTCGCAACGCCTCTTGGCACATAACTCAAAGAACAGTCTCCCAAAGCGATGGGAAAAACGTGGACAATCGATTGAACAATGTTTATCAATCACCAAGAAGAGAACGAGGAATAAGTTGTGATTACTATCAAGATCAATCGAGGCTGCAAACGGACTCTTTGTGTAGCGAAGAGACCAATGCCAGATTAAATTATCTTCAAGAACAATTGCACACTCTGATTAATCATACGACTGAGCATACACGGGGATCTTTCAGCGACGAAGACAACTGCACCGGCGACGATGACCAAAATGTTTACCAAATTGAAACTAACACGCTGAATCGTCGTGTGCGTCGAGCCTCCTCTTTTCACGGTAATGAATTCATCGATAATTCCCGATATTTCAATAACCGTGTCAAAGAGTTGAAAAAGACCAACAGTCATCAAAACGTATGCGACGATTCTCGCGACGATGTAATGccgaaaagtcatgaaaagcCGAAAACAATCTCGTGGAAAGACGCCGCCGGTTATTTCAAATCTGAAGTCCGCTCAAATTTTGGCACTCCGGTTCAACAAACAGGCAGGGCATCGATAGCTAAATTGAGAACTCAAAACGCTGGTATGGTATTGGCTAAAGCGAAATTGTTTGACGACAACGAAATACGAAAGGTTTGTGAAACAGTGGTTGACAAGAAAATTCAAGTCAATGGCGAGCCGATGAAACAAATGGGAAAAATGTTGCCGGGTTCGCGAGGATTGAAGAATCATGAGGTTGAAAATACTTCGCCTAGAAAAGTaacaagaagaaaaacatcgaaaagtccgaaaaataataacgcCAGAATGAGAATAACATCATCATCGAATGGCCATTATTCGCCTGTTATTAAAATGGAATTAACGATACTGCCGTCCGAACGAGAATCCCGGCAAACTCCTGAAAAACGAGCAACTTGTCGTACATGGCAAAACTCGGAGCCAGAGAATCGTTCGTCCGTGCATTCCTCCAATggtaaatatgaaaattcgatcATCAGAAGAGACAAAGCACATATCGAAAATATCGTTACATGCGATAATGAAAAGTTCTCGAAACCTCGGGGATTCGACGAGAATTCATCGCCTGCCACGAATTTTCAAGATTCAAACATTAATGTGTACAATCCTGAGGCTAATTCAGCATGCAAAACTCCGCATATAAAACGAGCCCTCGGCACCAAAACGCCCAAGAGCGTGAGATCTTTGGCGAGGAGGCCAATCGTCGATACCCGGAGAACTCCTCTCAAAGCAGTCCCAACGTTGACAACACCAAAACGTCATAGTCCGAGAAACGTTTTAAAATCCAGACACCTTAGCAAGCCATTCGATTGA
- the LOC122410086 gene encoding uncharacterized protein isoform X2, with amino-acid sequence MLIYDVLHKEKVYRSVASDLRDLGVKHRLKKNAIKSEKVERNRTSSRKVFKVSLSYQALDVVNLSSGAIVHVPVFVCQATAYLENFLFHEGLFRKAGSHARQKELIGRLDAGGTLGDKNHAIDVANCLKTFFRDLPEPLIPYAYHDLFVRCLVLRTRTVQALLLACILLPPLHLNTLAFFMGFLKKVCLHENLNKMSAENLATVIGPNIMPLQETTMSAVQARLEAHLVIVKLLIENADNIGVLPEHISETISAETIGSVETELDNSDPLTRGRNKKKKHRSGSLTRMFNGLKKMVGKSGSPIEVGQPNNQLVPAELDPLQTPLIKVGKKRKVLEPTVGPVSVKKKRDITNAMSTRTNQNPRILRTSPVCSNPKRIFDKVEKPKKMRMSLERLYSRSKQRIADSEMDESCKEPYSPCIERRWSSASGASASKKSRNKKVEIVKKGIESPLMRKSTTLVNVRDDYDRIFMEADVNLSDDCNEQATTSSTNHQGQSIRRTIEDKHIISHRTSNCRRSLDAFLLAATTKERTADNEKTPKHDKKLRSLCRRMSVNEFTKNSTKTLGEMSNVDSCILSKISTDEEYVRIPKSEYEEIKSRVSAIESRISQEFGCIANVSAETETGSSVSKVQNEYEKTLGEASIESTITADNLAKRLSKELKIRRSSEHKIIRSPSARKIGILRRRSQEKAPSRRVSRNASWHITQRTVSQSDGKNVDNRLNNVYQSPRRERGISCDYYQDQSRLQTDSLCSEETNARLNYLQEQLHTLINHTTEHTRGSFSDEDNCTGDDDQNVYQIETNTLNRRVRRASSFHGNEFIDNSRYFNNRVKELKKTNSHQNVCDDSRDDVMPKSHEKPKTISWKDAAGYFKSEVRSNFGTPVQQTGRASIAKLRTQNAGMVLAKAKLFDDNEIRKVCETVVDKKIQVNGEPMKQMGKMLPGSRGLKNHEVENTSPRKVTRRKTSKSPKNNNARMRITSSSNGHYSPVIKMELTILPSERESRQTPEKRATCRTWQNSEPENRSSVHSSNGKYENSIIRRDKAHIENIVTCDNEKFSKPRGFDENSSPATNFQDSNINVYNPEANSACKTPHIKRALGTKTPKSVRSLARRPIVDTRRTPLKAVPTLTTPKRHSPRNVLKSRHLSKPFD; translated from the exons ATGTTGATTTACGACGTGTTGCACAAGGAAAAAGTATATCGGAGTGTCGCTAGCGATCTCCGTGACTTAGGGGTTAAACATCGTTTGAAAAAGAACGCGATAAAAAGCGAGAAGGTTGAGAGGAATCGGACGAGTTCGCgtaaagtttttaaagtttcaTTATCCTATCAAGCCCTGGACGTGGTGAATTTATCTTCCGGAGCGATTGTTCACGTACCCGTCTTCGTCTGTCAAGCAACCGCTtatctcgaaaatttcttgtttcACGAAGGTCTTTTTCGCAAAGCGGGCTCGCATGCAAGACAGAAAGAACTAATAGGACGTCTCGACGCGGGTGGTACATTGGGTGATAAAAACCATGCTATCGACGTTGCCAATTGCTTAAAGACTTTCTTTCGCGATTTGCCCGAACCTCTCATACCTTATGCTTATCACGATCTCTTCGTACGATGTCTCGTTCTTCGTACTCGCACCGTTCAAGCCCTCTTACTCGCTTGCATTCTTTTGCCGCCATTGCATCTCAATACGCTTGCTTTCTTCATGGGTTTCTTAAAAAAAGTTTGTCTGCATGAAAACCTCAACAAAATGAGTGCAGAAAATTTGGCTACCGTTATCGGCCCTAATATTATGCCACTCCAAGAAACTACTATGTCCGCTGTCCAGGCTAGACTCGAAGCTCACCTAGTCATTGTCAAG cTTCTTATAGAGAACGCGGATAACATTGGTGTTCTACCTGAGCACATATCAGAGACAATCAGCGCTGAAACCATTGGCAGTGTTGAAACAGAACTCGACAATTCTGATCCACTGACTCGTGGACgaaacaagaagaaaaaacatcgcAGTGGTAGCTTGACAA GAATGTTCAATGGTCTCAAAAAAATGGTTGGAAAAAGTGGTTCGCCGATCGAAGTCGGACAGCCAAATAATCAGTTAGTCCCAGCAGAATTGGATCCTTTGCAAACACCATTGATAAAAGTTGGTAAAAAGCGGAAGGTTCTAGAACCCACCGTTGGACCGGTTAgcgttaaaaaaaa ACGAGATATAACGAACGCAATGTCTACCCGCACGAATCAGAATCCTCGAATTCTACGCACTTCTCCGGTCTGTAGCAACCCAAA ACGAATTTTCGATAAGGTTGAAAAAccaaagaaaatgagaatgagTTTGGAACGTTTGTACTCGAGAAGCAAGCAG AGGATCGCGGATTCCGAAATGGACGAATCCTGCAAAGAGCCTTACAGTCCTTGTATCGAAAGACGTTGGAGTTCAGCGAGCGGTGCATCGGCATCGAAAAAAAGTCGCAACAAAAAAGtggaaatagtaaaaaaaggaatagagtCGCCATTGATGAGAAAGTCAACGACATTGGTAAACGTTCGTGACGATTACGATCGTATTTTTATGGAGGCTGATGTAAATTTGTCAGACGATTGTAACGAACAAGCAACTACTAGCTCAACGAATCATCAAGGACAATCTATAAGAAGAACGATTGAGGACAAACATATAATAAGCCATCGTACGAGTAATTGTCGACGGTCAttggatgcttttttattGGCGGCAACGACGAAAGAACGCACCGCGGATAACGAGAAAACACCGAAACACGATAAGAAATTGCGTTCGTTGTGTCGGCGGATGTCGGTCAAcgaatttacgaaaaattcaacgaaaacaTTGGGAGAAATGAGCAACGTGGATTCTtgcattttatcaaaaatttcaacggACGAGGAATATGTGAGAATACCAAAGAGCGAGTAcgaggaaataaaaagcaGAGTATCGGCAATAGAATCGCGTATATCCCAAGAATTTGGTTGTATTGCGAACGTAAGCGCTGAGACCGAAACTGGAAGTTCGGTGAGTAAAGTGCAAAACGAATACGAGAAAACACTGGGCGAGGCGAGTATCGAGAGTACCATAACGGCCGATAATTTAGCCAAGAGGTTGAGCaaggaattgaaaattcgtcgtTCCAGCGAGCATAAAATAATAAGATCGCCAAGTGCTCGTAAAATAGGTATTTTGCGAAGAAGATCCCAGGAGAAAGCGCCATCCAGAAGAGTTAGTCGCAACGCCTCTTGGCACATAACTCAAAGAACAGTCTCCCAAAGCGATGGGAAAAACGTGGACAATCGATTGAACAATGTTTATCAATCACCAAGAAGAGAACGAGGAATAAGTTGTGATTACTATCAAGATCAATCGAGGCTGCAAACGGACTCTTTGTGTAGCGAAGAGACCAATGCCAGATTAAATTATCTTCAAGAACAATTGCACACTCTGATTAATCATACGACTGAGCATACACGGGGATCTTTCAGCGACGAAGACAACTGCACCGGCGACGATGACCAAAATGTTTACCAAATTGAAACTAACACGCTGAATCGTCGTGTGCGTCGAGCCTCCTCTTTTCACGGTAATGAATTCATCGATAATTCCCGATATTTCAATAACCGTGTCAAAGAGTTGAAAAAGACCAACAGTCATCAAAACGTATGCGACGATTCTCGCGACGATGTAATGccgaaaagtcatgaaaagcCGAAAACAATCTCGTGGAAAGACGCCGCCGGTTATTTCAAATCTGAAGTCCGCTCAAATTTTGGCACTCCGGTTCAACAAACAGGCAGGGCATCGATAGCTAAATTGAGAACTCAAAACGCTGGTATGGTATTGGCTAAAGCGAAATTGTTTGACGACAACGAAATACGAAAGGTTTGTGAAACAGTGGTTGACAAGAAAATTCAAGTCAATGGCGAGCCGATGAAACAAATGGGAAAAATGTTGCCGGGTTCGCGAGGATTGAAGAATCATGAGGTTGAAAATACTTCGCCTAGAAAAGTaacaagaagaaaaacatcgaaaagtccgaaaaataataacgcCAGAATGAGAATAACATCATCATCGAATGGCCATTATTCGCCTGTTATTAAAATGGAATTAACGATACTGCCGTCCGAACGAGAATCCCGGCAAACTCCTGAAAAACGAGCAACTTGTCGTACATGGCAAAACTCGGAGCCAGAGAATCGTTCGTCCGTGCATTCCTCCAATggtaaatatgaaaattcgatcATCAGAAGAGACAAAGCACATATCGAAAATATCGTTACATGCGATAATGAAAAGTTCTCGAAACCTCGGGGATTCGACGAGAATTCATCGCCTGCCACGAATTTTCAAGATTCAAACATTAATGTGTACAATCCTGAGGCTAATTCAGCATGCAAAACTCCGCATATAAAACGAGCCCTCGGCACCAAAACGCCCAAGAGCGTGAGATCTTTGGCGAGGAGGCCAATCGTCGATACCCGGAGAACTCCTCTCAAAGCAGTCCCAACGTTGACAACACCAAAACGTCATAGTCCGAGAAACGTTTTAAAATCCAGACACCTTAGCAAGCCATTCGATTGA
- the LOC122410086 gene encoding uncharacterized protein isoform X3 yields the protein MLIYDVLHKEKVYRSVASDLRDLGVKHRLKKNAIKSEKVERNRTSSRKVFKVSLSYQALDVVNLSSGAIVHVPVFVCQATAYLENFLFHEGLFRKAGSHARQKELIGRLDAGGTLGDKNHAIDVANCLKTFFRDLPEPLIPYAYHDLFVRCLVLRTRTVQALLLACILLPPLHLNTLAFFMGFLKKVCLHENLNKMSAENLATVIGPNIMPLQETTMSAVQARLEAHLVIVKLLIENADNIGVLPEHISETISAETIGSVETELDNSDPLTRGRNKKKKHRSGSLTRMFNGLKKMVGKSGSPIEVGQPNNQLVPAELDPLQTPLIKVGKKRKVLEPTVGPVSVKKKRIFDKVEKPKKMRMSLERLYSRSKQRIADSEMDESCKEPYSPCIERRWSSASGASASKKSRNKKVEIVKKGIESPLMRKSTTLVNVRDDYDRIFMEADVNLSDDCNEQATTSSTNHQGQSIRRTIEDKHIISHRTSNCRRSLDAFLLAATTKERTADNEKTPKHDKKLRSLCRRMSVNEFTKNSTKTLGEMSNVDSCILSKISTDEEYVRIPKSEYEEIKSRVSAIESRISQEFGCIANVSAETETGSSVSKVQNEYEKTLGEASIESTITADNLAKRLSKELKIRRSSEHKIIRSPSARKIGILRRRSQEKAPSRRVSRNASWHITQRTVSQSDGKNVDNRLNNVYQSPRRERGISCDYYQDQSRLQTDSLCSEETNARLNYLQEQLHTLINHTTEHTRGSFSDEDNCTGDDDQNVYQIETNTLNRRVRRASSFHGNEFIDNSRYFNNRVKELKKTNSHQNVCDDSRDDVMPKSHEKPKTISWKDAAGYFKSEVRSNFGTPVQQTGRASIAKLRTQNAGMVLAKAKLFDDNEIRKVCETVVDKKIQVNGEPMKQMGKMLPGSRGLKNHEVENTSPRKVTRRKTSKSPKNNNARMRITSSSNGHYSPVIKMELTILPSERESRQTPEKRATCRTWQNSEPENRSSVHSSNGKYENSIIRRDKAHIENIVTCDNEKFSKPRGFDENSSPATNFQDSNINVYNPEANSACKTPHIKRALGTKTPKSVRSLARRPIVDTRRTPLKAVPTLTTPKRHSPRNVLKSRHLSKPFD from the exons ATGTTGATTTACGACGTGTTGCACAAGGAAAAAGTATATCGGAGTGTCGCTAGCGATCTCCGTGACTTAGGGGTTAAACATCGTTTGAAAAAGAACGCGATAAAAAGCGAGAAGGTTGAGAGGAATCGGACGAGTTCGCgtaaagtttttaaagtttcaTTATCCTATCAAGCCCTGGACGTGGTGAATTTATCTTCCGGAGCGATTGTTCACGTACCCGTCTTCGTCTGTCAAGCAACCGCTtatctcgaaaatttcttgtttcACGAAGGTCTTTTTCGCAAAGCGGGCTCGCATGCAAGACAGAAAGAACTAATAGGACGTCTCGACGCGGGTGGTACATTGGGTGATAAAAACCATGCTATCGACGTTGCCAATTGCTTAAAGACTTTCTTTCGCGATTTGCCCGAACCTCTCATACCTTATGCTTATCACGATCTCTTCGTACGATGTCTCGTTCTTCGTACTCGCACCGTTCAAGCCCTCTTACTCGCTTGCATTCTTTTGCCGCCATTGCATCTCAATACGCTTGCTTTCTTCATGGGTTTCTTAAAAAAAGTTTGTCTGCATGAAAACCTCAACAAAATGAGTGCAGAAAATTTGGCTACCGTTATCGGCCCTAATATTATGCCACTCCAAGAAACTACTATGTCCGCTGTCCAGGCTAGACTCGAAGCTCACCTAGTCATTGTCAAG cTTCTTATAGAGAACGCGGATAACATTGGTGTTCTACCTGAGCACATATCAGAGACAATCAGCGCTGAAACCATTGGCAGTGTTGAAACAGAACTCGACAATTCTGATCCACTGACTCGTGGACgaaacaagaagaaaaaacatcgcAGTGGTAGCTTGACAA GAATGTTCAATGGTCTCAAAAAAATGGTTGGAAAAAGTGGTTCGCCGATCGAAGTCGGACAGCCAAATAATCAGTTAGTCCCAGCAGAATTGGATCCTTTGCAAACACCATTGATAAAAGTTGGTAAAAAGCGGAAGGTTCTAGAACCCACCGTTGGACCGGTTAgcgttaaaaaaaa ACGAATTTTCGATAAGGTTGAAAAAccaaagaaaatgagaatgagTTTGGAACGTTTGTACTCGAGAAGCAAGCAG AGGATCGCGGATTCCGAAATGGACGAATCCTGCAAAGAGCCTTACAGTCCTTGTATCGAAAGACGTTGGAGTTCAGCGAGCGGTGCATCGGCATCGAAAAAAAGTCGCAACAAAAAAGtggaaatagtaaaaaaaggaatagagtCGCCATTGATGAGAAAGTCAACGACATTGGTAAACGTTCGTGACGATTACGATCGTATTTTTATGGAGGCTGATGTAAATTTGTCAGACGATTGTAACGAACAAGCAACTACTAGCTCAACGAATCATCAAGGACAATCTATAAGAAGAACGATTGAGGACAAACATATAATAAGCCATCGTACGAGTAATTGTCGACGGTCAttggatgcttttttattGGCGGCAACGACGAAAGAACGCACCGCGGATAACGAGAAAACACCGAAACACGATAAGAAATTGCGTTCGTTGTGTCGGCGGATGTCGGTCAAcgaatttacgaaaaattcaacgaaaacaTTGGGAGAAATGAGCAACGTGGATTCTtgcattttatcaaaaatttcaacggACGAGGAATATGTGAGAATACCAAAGAGCGAGTAcgaggaaataaaaagcaGAGTATCGGCAATAGAATCGCGTATATCCCAAGAATTTGGTTGTATTGCGAACGTAAGCGCTGAGACCGAAACTGGAAGTTCGGTGAGTAAAGTGCAAAACGAATACGAGAAAACACTGGGCGAGGCGAGTATCGAGAGTACCATAACGGCCGATAATTTAGCCAAGAGGTTGAGCaaggaattgaaaattcgtcgtTCCAGCGAGCATAAAATAATAAGATCGCCAAGTGCTCGTAAAATAGGTATTTTGCGAAGAAGATCCCAGGAGAAAGCGCCATCCAGAAGAGTTAGTCGCAACGCCTCTTGGCACATAACTCAAAGAACAGTCTCCCAAAGCGATGGGAAAAACGTGGACAATCGATTGAACAATGTTTATCAATCACCAAGAAGAGAACGAGGAATAAGTTGTGATTACTATCAAGATCAATCGAGGCTGCAAACGGACTCTTTGTGTAGCGAAGAGACCAATGCCAGATTAAATTATCTTCAAGAACAATTGCACACTCTGATTAATCATACGACTGAGCATACACGGGGATCTTTCAGCGACGAAGACAACTGCACCGGCGACGATGACCAAAATGTTTACCAAATTGAAACTAACACGCTGAATCGTCGTGTGCGTCGAGCCTCCTCTTTTCACGGTAATGAATTCATCGATAATTCCCGATATTTCAATAACCGTGTCAAAGAGTTGAAAAAGACCAACAGTCATCAAAACGTATGCGACGATTCTCGCGACGATGTAATGccgaaaagtcatgaaaagcCGAAAACAATCTCGTGGAAAGACGCCGCCGGTTATTTCAAATCTGAAGTCCGCTCAAATTTTGGCACTCCGGTTCAACAAACAGGCAGGGCATCGATAGCTAAATTGAGAACTCAAAACGCTGGTATGGTATTGGCTAAAGCGAAATTGTTTGACGACAACGAAATACGAAAGGTTTGTGAAACAGTGGTTGACAAGAAAATTCAAGTCAATGGCGAGCCGATGAAACAAATGGGAAAAATGTTGCCGGGTTCGCGAGGATTGAAGAATCATGAGGTTGAAAATACTTCGCCTAGAAAAGTaacaagaagaaaaacatcgaaaagtccgaaaaataataacgcCAGAATGAGAATAACATCATCATCGAATGGCCATTATTCGCCTGTTATTAAAATGGAATTAACGATACTGCCGTCCGAACGAGAATCCCGGCAAACTCCTGAAAAACGAGCAACTTGTCGTACATGGCAAAACTCGGAGCCAGAGAATCGTTCGTCCGTGCATTCCTCCAATggtaaatatgaaaattcgatcATCAGAAGAGACAAAGCACATATCGAAAATATCGTTACATGCGATAATGAAAAGTTCTCGAAACCTCGGGGATTCGACGAGAATTCATCGCCTGCCACGAATTTTCAAGATTCAAACATTAATGTGTACAATCCTGAGGCTAATTCAGCATGCAAAACTCCGCATATAAAACGAGCCCTCGGCACCAAAACGCCCAAGAGCGTGAGATCTTTGGCGAGGAGGCCAATCGTCGATACCCGGAGAACTCCTCTCAAAGCAGTCCCAACGTTGACAACACCAAAACGTCATAGTCCGAGAAACGTTTTAAAATCCAGACACCTTAGCAAGCCATTCGATTGA
- the LOC122409688 gene encoding uncharacterized protein yields MLRCSKGLTQGGVLSPLLYTLYTRGLEASVEGVKMVQFADDVCIYRINNNVGTSLVEIENAGKSIQQFLGASGLDLAPEKCNLVVFSKSKKIRDRVWSITLNDVQVQAQHSVKVLGIYFEADHKWNRQIQSIEEKCLKPMTIIRWLRSTWWGADPELLTRLYTALIRSRIVYGDISFYPVNKNQEIRLERIQTKAIKIALGLRSSTPNNVTLGESKIPPLKSRIKFLGRNYLTKAFALENNPIIRSLEKGNEL; encoded by the coding sequence ATGTTGAGATGCTCTAAGGGACTAACACAAGGAGGTGTCCTCAGTCCCCTTTTGTACACATTGTATACAAGAGGTCTAGAAGCCAGTGTGGAAGGAGTTAAAATGGTGCAATTTGCAGACGACGTGTGTATATATAGAATAAATAACAATGTGGGAACATCtctagttgaaatcgaaaatgcgGGTAAATCAATCCAGCAATTTTTAGGAGCGAGTGGCCTAGACCTGGCCCCAGAAAAATGTAATCTAGTCGTATTTAGCAAAAGCAAGAAAATTAGGGATAGAGTTTGGTCGATAACACTAAACGACGTACAGGTACAAGCGCAACACTCCGTTAAAGTTTTAGGAATTTATTTTGAAGCAGATCATAAGTGGAATAGACAAATACAGTCGATCGAAGAGAAATGCTTAAAGCCGATGACAATCATCCGATGGTTAAGATCGACGTGGTGGGGTGCGGACCCTGAGCTTTTGACCAGGCTTTACACAGCTTTAATAAGATCTAGAATTGTATACGGAGATATAAGTTTTTACCCAGTTAACAAAAATCAAGAAATTAGACTAGAGAGAATCCAAACCAAGGCGATTAAAATTGCGCTGGGGCTCAGAAGTTCAACCCCAAATAATGTTACGCTGGGAGAGTCCAAGATTCCCCCTTTGAAAAGCAGAATTAAATTCCTCGGAAGAAATTACTTAACTAAGGCTTTTGCCCTTGAAAACAACCCGATAATTAGATCATTAGAGAAAGGAAACGAATTATGA